The following proteins come from a genomic window of Nicotiana tomentosiformis chromosome 12, ASM39032v3, whole genome shotgun sequence:
- the LOC104117749 gene encoding uncharacterized protein, with protein MNPQAFIRLSIGSLGLRVCGTATGAKSGISALSSPCVCEIRLRGFPVQTTSIPLVSSPEATPDTNNTASSFYLQESDLKALLEPGCLLKHHACLEIVVFTGRRGTHCGVGIKRQQIGTFKLEVGPEWGDGKPVILFNGWIGIGKNKRLNRNLGAELHLSVKLDPDPRYIFQFEDKTKLSPQIVQLQGTIKQPIFSCKFSQDRVSPRDPLSNFWSSSSDSSELEIDKRERKGWKVKIHDLSGSAVAAAFITTPFVPSTGCDWVARSNPGAWLIVRSDVCRPESWQPWGKLEAWRERGIRDSICCRFHLLSDEQECADLLMSEILISAEKGGEFYIDTDRQVRAASSPLRSPRGSGDFTALSPVAGGFVMSCRVQGEGKCSKPVVQLAMRHVTCVEDVAIFMALAAAVDLSIEACMPFRRKLRRSASHSW; from the exons ATGAATCCTCAGGCTTTCATTAGGCTCTCAATAGGGTCACTAGGGTTGAGAGTGTGTGGGACAGCTACTGGTGCAAAATCAGGGATAAGTGCGCTATCTTCTCCTTGTGTATGTGAGATCCGTCTTCGAGGTTTTCCCGTGCAGACAACATCTATTCCCCTGGTATCTTCTCCTGAAGCTACTCCAGATACTAACAATACAGCCTCCAGTTTTTATCTTCAAGAATCTGATCTGAAAGCATTACTAGAACCTGGCTGTTTATTAAAGCATCACGCATGTCTAGAGATTGTTGTTTTCACAGGACGCAGAGGAACTCACTGTGGTGTTGGTATTAAAAGGCAGCAGATTGGGACATTTAAGTTGGAAGTGGGTCCTGAGTGGGGTGACGGAAAGCCAGTCATTCTGTTCAATGGATGGATAGGCATTGGCAAGAACAAGCGGCTAAATAGAAACCTTGGAGCAGAGCTTCATTTAAGTGTGAAGCTGGACCCTGATCCAAGATACATTTTCCAGTTTGAAGATAAGACAAAACTAAGTCCTCAAATTGTTCAGCTTCAAGGAACTATCAAGCAACCTATATTTAGTTGCAAGTTTAGTCAAGACCG GGTATCCCCACGAGATCCGTTGAGTAATTTTTGGTCAAGCTCTAGTGATAGCTCTGAACTTGAAATTGATAAAAGAGAGAGGAAAGGATGGAAGGTGAAGATTCATGATCTCTCTGGCTCGGCTGTTGCAGCAGCCTTCATTACAACTCCTTTTGTGCCATCAACAGGTTGTGATTGGGTGGCCAGATCCAACCCAGGAGCTTGGTTGATTGTTCGCTCTGATGTTTGCAGGCCTGAAAGCTGGCAGCCATGGGGAAAGCTTGAAGCATGGCGTGAACGTGGGATCAGAGACTCCATCTGCTGTCGCTTTCATCTGCTATCTGATGAGCAGGAATGCGCAGATCTTCTCATGTCCGAGATCTTGATCAGTGCTGAAAAGGGTGGGGAGTTCTACATAGACACGGACAGACAGGTTCGAGCAGCATCAAGTCCATTGCGTAGTCCAAGAGGGAGTGGAGATTTCACGGCTCTAAGTCCTGTAGCAGGCGGGTTTGTCATGAGCTGTCGGGTGCAAGGGGAAGGGAAATGCAGCAAGCCCGTCGTGCAACTTGCCATGCGACATGTGACCTGTGTGGAGGATGTTGCCATTTTCATGGCTCTTGCAGCTGCAGTTGATCTGAGCATCGAAGCATGCATGCCTTTTCGCAGAAAGCTCCGAAGAAGTGCTAGCCATTCCTGGTGA
- the LOC104117747 gene encoding methylthioribose-1-phosphate isomerase, with the protein MANGNEGDKTLLSICYNRGSLQLLDQRKLPLETIYLDIQDTKDGWDAIKEMVVRGAPAIAIAAALSLAVEVSNLSSFDGTSDDASDFLSNKLDYLVSSRPTAVNLSDAAVKLKEVIKKAATTAKDANSVFQAYIEAAEVMLEDDVTSNKAIGSYGASFLKEHLTDSQKITILTHCNTGSLATAGYGTALGVIRALYTDGVLERAFCTETRPFNQGSRLTAFELVHENIPATLIADSAAAALMNAGRVKAVIVGADRVAANGDTANKIGTYNLAVSAMHHGIPFYVAAPLTSIDLSLSSGQEIVIEERSPKELLHTRGGLGEQVAASGISVWNPAFDVTPANLISGIITEKGVITKKGAETFDIAEFVRKTSGNL; encoded by the exons ATGGCTAATGGAAATGAAGGAGACAAGACTCTGCTCTCCATTTGTTATAATCGTGGCTCACTTCAGCTACTCGATCAA AGAAAACTCCCCCTAGAGACCATTTATTTGGATATCCAGGATACAAAAGATGGCTG GGATGCAATTAAAGAAATGGTTGTCCGTGGAGCACCTGCAATTGCTATAGCTGCCGCACTGTCTTTGGCAGTAGAAGTTTCAAACCTGTCTTCGTTTGATGGGACTTCTGATGATGCATCAGATTTCCTTAGTAATAAATTGGATTATCTTGTTTCAAG TCGGCCAACAGCTGTTAATCTTTCAGATGCTGCAGTTAAGCTTAAAGAAGTTATAAAGAAGGCTGCTACCACAGCCAAAGATGCAAATTCAGTTTTTCAG GCTTACATTGAAGCTGCTGAAGTTATGCTGGAGGATGATGTTACTTCCAATAAGGCAATTGGATCATACGGAGCTAGTTTTCTGAAGGAACACCTGACCGACTCTCAGAAGATAACAATTTTGACCCACTGCAACACCGGAAG TCTGGCTACAGCTGGATATGGAACTGCTCTTGGTGTTATCCGGGCACTTTATACTGATGGAGTTCTAGAAAGGGCATTCTGCACAGAAACCCGTCCCTTCAATCAG GGATCCAGATTGACCGCATTCGAGTTGGTTCATGAGAACATACCAGCCACCCTTATAGCAGATTCAGCTGCAGCTGCATTGATGAATGCTGGTCGGGTGAAAGCTGTCATTGTTGGAGCTGATCGTGTAGCCGCCAATG GTGATACTGCCAATAAGATCGGAACTTACAACCTTGCTGTTTCTGCTATGCATCATGGTATACCATTTTACGTTGCTGCTCCTTTGACTTCTATTGATCTATCTCTTTCTTCGGGACAAGAAATTGTGATAGAAGAAAGATCTCCAAAGGAGCTGTTACATACACGAGGAGGACTGGGTGAACAAGTTGCTGCCTCTGGTATTTCGGTTTGGAACCCTGCATTTGATGTCACTCCAGCAAATTTGATTAGTGGAATTATCACTGAAAAG GGTGTCATCACGAAGAAGGGGGCGGAAACATTTGATATTGCTGAGTTTGTGCGCAAGACATCTGGAAATTTGTGA